The genomic interval ttgtattctatgtaaaacatctctcaatccctccatcattttgtaaaaatgatcctaaatatttaaatctctcggttccgggcaactcgtcctctcctatcttaacaattgtttcattacttctaatattgctaaacttaaattccatatattctgtctttaatgtactaagcttaaaacatttcccttctagtgtttccctccaagattctagcttagcatttactccttcacgtgtctcatctactaaaataatatcatctggaAACAACATGCATCACGGtactgtcttgaatgtgcgcagtgagttcgtccataattagtgtaaaaagatagggacctagggctgatccttgatgtaaccctatctttattggaaatgcttcagttactccgcctgaagtctttactctggtcgttgcatcctcatacatatccttaattagttcaatatatgttacgctaacacctcttttttctaaaattctccatataatttcttttgggactctatcataagctttttctaattCCATAAGCTTCATACACATATATTAAGATGAGAAAAATCAAAGCATGAAAAGGAATAAAGAAAATGAACCAACATGTAGAAAGGAGTTAACCTGCattaagaaggaaaaaaaacatatTAGATTATcatgttttgaccaaatattgaTGATGCAGGATAATGAAGTTATCagatgaataataataataatgacagTCATGCAACCAATATCAGTTGTCAAGTAAATACCAAGTGAAATGCTAAAGTGAAGGCATACtcattatttaagaaaataacagTTCGTTGGTTTGGTAGGTATTTAGAGACCATTAATAAAAAAACCGTAAACTTAGGCCAGTGTTAGGTGTAGCTCCAAGAGATCGcacatcaaataaaatatttaagatGGGATAGACACATTCAAAGCCAATTAATAAATCTTACAGTCAAGTAAGACGAATCAAAACATACCAGTTCACATTCTCCATGGACCAAACACACCATTGCATATCTAAGGAAAAAGAAGCTACAGATACACACATAGAGAATATGATACAAACCTCCAGTGTACTTTCAATGACATAAACCAAAGCAAATTGAGTAACTAATAGTCACATACGAGTTGTTATAACTCACTGCAAGAAAAATATGAACCACATCACAATTCGATGAACTAGAACGAAGTTACAAAACTATTAAGCATTTGTATCTGCTGAAGCATAATTTAAGATAAAAGGAAAAGGGATGATGGATGAGGAAGGATCCAACTACATATATTCAATTCACTCGTCCATGTTTTCTCCATTTTGGTTTCCTTCGTCCTCGCTGAGATCGAGATCAGCGAGCAATTCTTCCAGTGGGATCGAAGGTATATCATCGCCATCAGCTGTGGATGCCGCTTCTGATGGTTGATACTCTTTGTTACGATACAAGGATATGTTGAATCTCATCTCTGGGTTCTCCTCCAAGTCCCTCAAGAATTCCTCATACTCTGTATTCCTCTTCTCATCGTTCCTGCCCTTCGAGGTAGTATCAACCTCCATGTTGAGGTTCTTCACCTTCCAAGTTCGTGCCTTTCCACGTTTCTTAGACTGCTTCTCCTGATAGCTCTTCTTTACAAGAATAGTTTCGGGCAAAACGAGATTTTTATGCTGATCAATGTCAAAGTCGTTATTGTTGGCTGAATACAGATCGTATCCAAGGGCATAATCTCCTGGATTCAGGAGATGGCCTAGGTGAGTGCGGATTGTGAACATGGTGTCGTTCTTCCCAAAATCAGTGATGCGTGCAACCTGAGCATGTGCCATCACATACTTGGAGCCACCAATATGGACCTCTGCAGACTCCACCTCAATGTCAAGCACTATGTACTCCACAAGTTGACGGGAAGTTAAGAGGGACTTGAAGGGGGCTCTCCAGTACTGATTTGCATCAAGGAAGGCACTCCGGAGGGTGAGCGGGTCGAGCAAGGCTATTGAGTTAGTAACTCTGGTGCAGAGGACAAGCGGGCCAAGATTCCCAAGGGCATTAGCAAGCTTCGGGGGGAGGCAGATGAGATCCTCACGGCACACAGGGCTGATCTCCACCGAGAAAGTGTGTTTATAGTTGTAAATGCTGCTCTTTACATCATGGGAAACAAGTTGTTTGTCATTGCGGAAGCGGATAGGGGCAACGCCGTTGATGAAATCAACAAACTTGGTGGCATGGCTGCGCGAGCCAAAGAAGAAATCCAGACCGTGATCAGCCTCAGCTATGCGGATAGCACGGACAGCAGCACCATGGCGGAGGATGAGCTGCTCAAGGTAGAAGAAGGTGCGTCGGTGTTGGACGAGCTGGCGGAGCTGGACAACTGCAGACCACTGATCGGGATTGGCCTGAGCTCTCGTGCAGTTGTCACAGAGACGGTCATGGACGGTGAGCTCAACCATGTGGGCCTGCTCGAGGATAGCCCCGTGGAGCGCCTCGGCTTGGAcacggaggcggaggcggagtcGCTTCGAGTGGGGCTCGGTCCAGATAAACTCCGCGTGGACAAGGCGGATGCGGCGTTGGGGAAGGCGGAGCCGGCGAAGGCAGAAGGCAAGCAGTTCTTTTGACTCGGGCTCGAGGCCACGGATCCAAGTGCGTGGTGGCTGGAGGTAGGAGTGGCACTCCGGGCAGTAGACGATGGCGGCGTGGCGGATGAGGCCCTCGGTGATGTCCACCCGGGAGCGCAGGCAGCGGACGCACATGTTGGCCGGGTTGGGCGGCATCGCCACCCCACAGATGCAGCACAGAACTGTGCCCACCGTCTGTGCCGGCATGAACATGCCCGATTGCTCCATCTCCATCGGCGGCTTGGATatcgaagaagaagaggaaattaGGGTGGGAGGAGACGGCCGCTGGAAATCCAAGAAGAAGAGTGAAATTAGGGTTGGGGGGACGGCGGCTTGGTAAatcgaagaagaagagaaaattgAGGACGGAAGACGGAATATATGACGGCAAATTAGGGTCTGGAGGAACCAAACTGTTTAGGCCGAAAAACGTGATTGTATTATTTACGAttggttattattttttttaagcccGCAAAATACTTTATATAAATTTAGATTACTGATATTTTGCCCCGAGAACAAATGCTTGGGCCGCAGAAAGATCATGCGGTCAGGATCAAATTCCTGGAAATTTAACGGTGATAAAGCTTTCCTTCACTCGATGGAGCCGTGGATGACGTTGGAGTTTAGCAGCAAATTATTGAATCAAATATAAAGTTTCAGAAATATCTAAATGATGTACCATAATTTCAAAGTTATTAAAtcacatatttaattttatttttaccctaccAAATTAATTATTACACTGTAATAATTCATCCAGAGACACTGGTCAAGAATAATAATTTACTGCAAtcgataaaaaaatataattcgattttaaaattttattatttttaacataATATGTCAAATCGAGGCTGAACGTATGATAAAAGGAACCAGATGATTATATAAGACTTAGTTATATATTATTCAAAGTTCTTTAAATCTATTAATTAATTTCAGATAAAATCAATGGATGATCTAAAGAGTTCGAAATGACATATAACTAAATTTATGAATTCATTCTCATAAttatattcatatttttaaatatcaatttgatatatCATATTGAGAGCAttgaattttggataataaaaactttaatttttttttaaaaaaaaattctaatcaaTTGTTATAAGTTAGCACTCGATTAAAGTTATAGTTCATGATTACATAAATATTTTGAATCTATTATTATAGTATAGTAAtcgattaaaataattttattcatatttaaaaattcattattcTCAATATGGTATATCGAATTAATGTTTGATGATattaatataatcaagagaactaaatAAGTCCATAAGAccttatttcattttattccgagctctctaagtccatagACAGTTTTGATCAAAACTGATAGATGAACCTAGAAAACtcaaaatgacatgaaatcaagtTCTATATGTTCTTCtctttcaattaatttttaatcatagaaaactttttaatatattttttaaagtttttaatctacacaatcaattaaagttattacgacaatttaccaaaggacacatgtacatttctaaatttaataaaaggtGCAcgttactttggtatttaccaaaggaagcattttttaaaatgtattttttattttatccttctgataaatttgactttttcttccttttttatcGCCTATAAGTCTAATATGCAAATCATATTAAACTCATAACGTTTAgagtttagttaattttttataacattttaatatatttggaGAAGTCGAAATAATTAATAGATAACATATTCGAACTTTTTGTAACTACAGAAATTAACAAAAattgatttattatttatttcggctAGGTGTAAAAATGTAATAAGGATGAATCAGCAAAAATCCTCATGCATAGACctaatatgattcatatcagacccaagagattttttttttgttaattcttccttattatattttaacacatactagaagttaaaataaataatggataacatatttgaactccgtACAACCTCAGAAATTCACAAGAACTAAAATGGGTATAATCAGAGTTTATAAGTCCATCAGTGAGTTCTGATcaggtcaaaactcactgatggacccaGAAGCTCCGATTGTATTTATTTTAGTTCTTGTGAATTTCTGAAGtcgtaaggagttcaaatatgctgtccattatttattttaacttttagaatgtgttaaaatataataaaaaataatcgaTAAAAATCCCTAtatgttgggtctgatatgaattatatcaggcccacgttgggtctgatatggaatcatattaaGCTCAACATTGGCCTGATAAATTTTAAAAGTGATAATCCAAAAAAAACCTGTGATTAAAGGTTTTAATTTTGAAGATGACAGGTTTATGCATGGAAATCGGGCAAAGGAACCCACAGCTAATATCATTCTTCTATTCTTCAGGATCCTTACGTTGTGTCACAGTGCAATTGCTAACCCAATTAAGAAAATTGGTGGCTTTGCTTATGAAGCAAAATCACCATATAAAGCAACATTTCTTgttattgctagggaatttggcTTTGAGTTTTCTAAGAGGACTCAATCTAGTGTATTCATTAGGgagaaatattttatcttttgagGATCTTATTGAGAGGTAATACTTCAGTTTGCATGTTTTAATCAGCAGGTTTTCTTTTGTTATGAAGATCTTGGCGACTTGATATTTGATTATGATATAGAGAGTTCAAGATTCTAAATGTGTTGAAATTCAACAGCAAAAGGAAGAGAATATCTTTAATTGTGTGTGATGCAAGTGGGAAGTTTTTTCTTCTTTGCAAAGGTACTGATAGGTATGTCTAACttttataaaaaggaattttttttattactagAGATATAATTTGTGTAAATTATATCTTTAGTCAGATCTAAAATCATTGATGTaggtgataaatatgatttgactTGTTACTAAGATttgatttttgtttaattttttttttttgttgagtaGTATCATATTTTGGCTTCTAAAATGTCTTAAAATTTAACAAGGAATAATCAATAAAAATCCCT from Zingiber officinale cultivar Zhangliang chromosome 6B, Zo_v1.1, whole genome shotgun sequence carries:
- the LOC121992022 gene encoding 60S ribosomal export protein NMD3-like translates to MEMEQSGMFMPAQTVGTVLCCICGVAMPPNPANMCVRCLRSRVDITEGLIRHAAIVYCPECHSYLQPPRTWIRGLEPESKELLAFCLRRLRLPQRRIRLVHAEFIWTEPHSKRLRLRLRVQAEALHGAILEQAHMVELTVHDRLCDNCTRAQANPDQWSAVVQLRQLVQHRRTFFYLEQLILRHGAAVRAIRIAEADHGLDFFFGSRSHATKFVDFINGVAPIRFRNDKQLVSHDVKSSIYNYKHTFSVEISPVCREDLICLPPKLANALGNLGPLVLCTRVTNSIALLDPLTLRSAFLDANQYWRAPFKSLLTSRQLVEYIVLDIEVESAEVHIGGSKYVMAHAQVARITDFGKNDTMFTIRTHLGHLLNPGDYALGYDLYSANNNDFDIDQHKNLVLPETILVKKSYQEKQSKKRGKARTWKVKNLNMEVDTTSKGRNDEKRNTEYEEFLRDLEENPEMRFNISLYRNKEYQPSEAASTADGDDIPSIPLEELLADLDLSEDEGNQNGENMDE